A genomic window from Dechloromonas sp. A34 includes:
- a CDS encoding flavin reductase family protein: MRELELCKAFTLMESGPVVLVTTHDGTKNNIMTISWTMVVDFTPVFAITTGEWNHSFAALRTNRECVIAIPTVDLLDTVVGIGTCSGADTDKFAKFGLTPLPAKLVRPPLIKECLANIECKVIDIVNQHNIVVLEGVAAYLDTSRQEKLTVHAVGDGNFIVDGRKIDRRTMMAAKLPPGV, translated from the coding sequence ATGCGTGAGTTGGAACTGTGCAAGGCTTTTACCCTGATGGAATCAGGGCCGGTGGTCCTCGTCACGACCCATGATGGGACGAAGAACAACATCATGACCATCTCGTGGACCATGGTGGTGGATTTCACGCCGGTGTTTGCCATCACAACGGGCGAATGGAATCACTCCTTCGCGGCTCTGCGAACGAATCGGGAGTGCGTCATCGCGATTCCCACCGTCGATCTGTTGGATACGGTGGTCGGCATCGGGACATGTTCCGGGGCGGACACCGACAAGTTTGCCAAATTCGGGCTCACGCCGCTGCCGGCCAAGCTCGTCCGGCCGCCCTTGATCAAGGAGTGCCTGGCCAATATCGAGTGCAAGGTCATCGACATCGTCAACCAGCACAACATTGTGGTGTTGGAGGGGGTAGCCGCATACCTCGATACCAGCCGCCAGGAGAAGCTCACGGTGCATGCGGTGGGTGACGGAAACTTCATTGTCGACGGGCGCAAGATCGACCGGCGCACAATGATGGCCGCCAAGCTCCCGCCGGGTGTTTAG
- a CDS encoding ABC transporter permease, translating to MKLAPVFLGSLARRRLATLFSGAAIVLGVALGMAVQAVHEAALAEFAHGLRTLAGEADLQVVGPRGGFDEKLYAVLAARPEVAAASPLVEVEVKLPGRPETLQLLGVDVFALARVTPALLPAGSGNERFAALSDDGLFLGAAAQTALGVQPGATLRVQSGTEIADLRVAGELPGVRDNRRLAVMDIAAVQARFARLGRLSRIDLRLAEGRAPAAARAALQALLPPGVLIETPQAAADESANLSRAYRVNLTLLAAMALLTGSFLVFSAQALSVVRRRSEFAFLRAIGLSRRRLFAWLLAEGAVIGLLGGLLGVALGLGLARGALALLGGDLGAGYFAGLQPTLQFQPVVAALYVGFGVVAGLAGAWLPAREAATVAPAQALKAGDEANLTGGRARPWLALVVLLASLAACWIPPVAGLPLGGYLAIGGLLAGSVLLLPAAATVIARLRPATRSLPGRLVAARLAAAPGHAVVAAAGVLVSVALAAAMAIMVASFRDSVDQWLNQILPADLYLRAGRSQTSGHLEPALQARIGAVPGVGRVAFTRHDNLRLAAGQAPVALIARPVSADGRELPLVGGAPQAIVSNEPAIWISEAVRDLYGWQPGQQVALPLAGRAVPVVVAGIWRDYARQTGAVMIDLAAYRRLTGDPLVNDAAIYLAPGAAAQAVVEALAATAGPDGLEVAYPGEIRALSLRIFDRTFAVTYLLEAVAVLIGLAGVAASFAALAAARRREFGMLRHLGLLRRQIGWMLAQEGALAAGVGVFGGLLAGGAIGLVLIEVVNRQSFHWSMDLHIPWLSLAIFAVGLIALAALAAVLAGRQAMRQEAVFAVREDW from the coding sequence GTGAAGCTGGCGCCGGTCTTCCTCGGCTCGCTGGCCCGGCGGCGGCTGGCGACGTTGTTTTCCGGGGCCGCCATCGTGCTCGGCGTGGCGCTTGGCATGGCGGTGCAGGCAGTGCACGAGGCGGCCCTCGCCGAGTTCGCGCACGGCCTGCGGACGCTGGCTGGCGAGGCCGATCTGCAGGTGGTCGGGCCGCGCGGCGGCTTCGACGAGAAGCTCTACGCCGTGCTCGCCGCCCGTCCTGAAGTGGCAGCCGCCAGCCCGCTGGTCGAAGTCGAAGTCAAGCTGCCGGGGCGGCCGGAAACCCTGCAACTGCTCGGTGTCGATGTCTTCGCCCTGGCCCGGGTGACGCCGGCCCTGCTGCCGGCCGGGTCGGGCAACGAGCGCTTCGCCGCCTTGTCCGACGACGGCCTCTTTCTCGGGGCGGCGGCGCAGACGGCGCTCGGCGTGCAGCCCGGCGCCACGCTGCGCGTCCAGTCGGGAACCGAGATCGCGGACTTGCGGGTGGCCGGCGAGCTGCCCGGGGTGCGCGACAACCGCCGCCTGGCGGTGATGGACATCGCCGCCGTGCAGGCCCGCTTTGCCCGGCTCGGCCGGCTGAGCCGGATCGATCTGCGGCTGGCCGAGGGCAGGGCGCCCGCGGCGGCACGCGCCGCGCTGCAAGCCCTGCTGCCGCCCGGCGTGCTGATCGAAACGCCGCAGGCGGCCGCCGACGAATCGGCCAACCTGTCGCGGGCCTACCGGGTCAATCTGACCCTGCTCGCCGCCATGGCCCTGCTCACCGGCAGCTTCCTGGTCTTCTCGGCGCAGGCCCTGTCGGTCGTCCGGCGGCGCAGCGAATTCGCCTTCCTGCGCGCCATCGGGCTGTCGCGGCGCCGCCTGTTCGCCTGGCTGCTGGCCGAGGGGGCTGTGATCGGGTTGCTCGGCGGCCTGCTCGGCGTGGCGCTCGGCCTCGGCCTGGCCCGCGGGGCGCTGGCCCTGCTCGGCGGCGATCTGGGCGCCGGCTATTTCGCCGGGTTGCAACCGACCTTGCAGTTTCAGCCGGTGGTCGCCGCCCTCTACGTCGGGTTCGGCGTCGTTGCCGGCCTGGCCGGGGCCTGGCTGCCGGCGCGCGAGGCAGCGACGGTGGCGCCGGCCCAGGCCCTGAAGGCCGGCGATGAGGCGAACCTGACCGGCGGCCGGGCCCGCCCCTGGCTGGCTTTGGTCGTGCTGCTGGCGAGCCTGGCGGCGTGCTGGATACCGCCGGTCGCCGGCCTGCCGCTCGGCGGTTATCTGGCGATCGGCGGCCTGCTGGCCGGCAGCGTGCTACTGCTGCCGGCGGCGGCCACGGTGATCGCCCGGCTGCGGCCGGCGACCCGCTCGCTGCCTGGGCGTCTCGTCGCCGCCCGGCTGGCGGCTGCGCCGGGGCACGCTGTGGTGGCCGCCGCCGGGGTACTGGTCAGCGTCGCGCTGGCCGCCGCGATGGCGATCATGGTGGCGTCGTTTCGCGACTCGGTCGACCAGTGGCTGAACCAGATCCTGCCCGCCGACCTCTACCTGCGGGCCGGCCGCTCCCAGACTAGCGGCCATCTCGAACCGGCGCTGCAGGCGCGGATCGGCGCCGTGCCCGGGGTCGGGCGGGTCGCCTTCACGCGCCACGACAACCTGCGCCTCGCCGCCGGGCAGGCGCCGGTGGCGTTGATCGCGCGCCCGGTGTCGGCCGACGGGCGCGAACTGCCGCTGGTTGGCGGCGCGCCACAGGCCATCGTCAGCAATGAGCCGGCGATCTGGATTTCCGAAGCAGTGCGCGATCTGTACGGCTGGCAGCCTGGGCAGCAGGTCGCCCTGCCGCTCGCCGGCCGCGCCGTGCCGGTGGTCGTCGCAGGCATCTGGCGCGACTACGCGCGGCAGACCGGGGCCGTGATGATCGACCTCGCCGCCTACCGCCGGCTGACCGGCGACCCTCTGGTCAATGATGCCGCCATCTACCTCGCCCCCGGCGCCGCCGCCCAGGCGGTGGTCGAGGCGCTGGCCGCGACGGCCGGCCCGGACGGGCTGGAAGTCGCCTATCCCGGGGAAATCCGCGCGCTGAGCCTGCGCATTTTCGATCGCACCTTCGCCGTCACCTACCTGCTCGAGGCGGTCGCCGTGCTGATCGGCCTGGCCGGCGTGGCGGCCAGCTTTGCGGCATTGGCCGCGGCCCGTCGCCGCGAGTTCGGCATGCTCCGCCACCTCGGCCTGCTGCGCCGCCAGATCGGCTGGATGCTGGCCCAGGAAGGCGCGCTCGCCGCCGGCGTCGGCGTCTTCGGCGGCCTGCTGGCCGGCGGGGCGATCGGCCTGGTGCTGATCGAAGTGGTCAATCGGCAGAGCTTCCACTGGAGCATGGATCTGCACATTCCCTGGCTGTCGCTGGCTATTTTCGCCGTCGGCCTGATTGCCCTGGCGGCGCTTGCCGCCGTCCTCGCCGGGCGCCAGGCGATGCGCCAGGAGGCGGTGTTCGCGGTGCGCGAGGACTGGTGA
- a CDS encoding FecR family protein: MLRIIVIAYLFLAGHAIANEPPIGHVKSVTGDASITTGEKKIKAEVGSPIHRGSVLQTGKKSGMGVTFKDETVMSFGADTVFTVDEYLYSPVQGNLKFSSKLAKGSLNYVSGVIEKLKPDAVTVSTPSGIIGVRGTQFLLKVEE, from the coding sequence ATGTTAAGAATCATCGTTATCGCCTACCTGTTTCTGGCTGGTCATGCCATCGCCAACGAACCTCCTATCGGTCATGTCAAAAGTGTCACCGGCGACGCCTCCATCACCACTGGCGAAAAAAAGATAAAGGCCGAGGTCGGTTCCCCGATCCACCGGGGAAGTGTTCTGCAAACCGGGAAAAAAAGCGGCATGGGTGTCACCTTCAAGGACGAGACCGTGATGTCGTTCGGCGCCGATACTGTCTTCACCGTCGATGAGTATTTGTACTCGCCAGTTCAGGGAAATCTGAAATTCAGCAGCAAGTTGGCAAAAGGCAGCCTCAACTACGTCTCGGGCGTCATTGAAAAGCTGAAACCGGATGCCGTGACGGTCAGTACGCCGTCCGGCATCATCGGGGTCCGCGGCACGCAGTTTCTGCTCAAGGTTGAAGAATGA
- a CDS encoding CHASE2 domain-containing protein, with the protein MTTTQVATGFMKNKALKRLGILLPIISVVFGLALLILDPLPMQTLRNNVFDQYQRWHPRAYVEVPVRIVDIDEESLARFGQWPWPRTRLAELVQRLKRAEVAAIGFDVLLAEADRTSPQAMAKLWQLGGAARRTLDGLPDHDQVLAKSFEEAGVVLGFVLHGGTPSSGTGGEPASDEASGLAHRPFRYVNSGDHPAGRLHGFGSVIPARPELEGFALGNGALNFVADSDGIIRRVPLVLSLGGKPVPSIAAESLRVAQGERNYFLKALPQGNGLSEVRIGSYKIPTTAEGEIWVHYSRSVADRYLPAWKVLSGEVPAALLAGHIVLIGSSAQGLMDLRFSPLGGVMPGVEAHAQVLEQILSGHILSRPNWAKAAEVIAIIVGGLAISFLAIRARALTAASVTAAFLTLVLAGGWYAFREHALLVNTVTPALIFALAFALGSLIHHLISEREQRWIKDVFSRYVSPNRVEYLVKHPEAMSLGGVRQECSFVFTDLANFTSLMESIDPGDAVAMLNDYLDQMIGIAFHYEGTLDRIVGDAVVIMFSAPVPQPDHRARALACALAMDAFAIGHARKLNAEGIKFGITRIGIHSGEVIVGNFGGSTMFDYRALGDPVNTASRLESANKQIGTNICLSAAILAGCPDAAVRPVGRLILKGKSEAIEVFEPLVDEREQRYAPRQLYLEAYDQLSVAGGQEQAKAMFAELASRYPEDPLIKLYTSRLENGDGGNLILMAEK; encoded by the coding sequence TTGACGACGACCCAGGTTGCAACGGGATTCATGAAGAACAAGGCGCTCAAGCGCCTGGGCATCCTGCTGCCGATCATCTCGGTCGTCTTCGGGCTCGCACTGTTGATCCTCGACCCGCTGCCGATGCAAACCCTGCGCAACAACGTATTCGACCAGTATCAGCGCTGGCATCCCCGGGCCTACGTCGAGGTTCCGGTCCGGATCGTGGACATTGACGAGGAGAGCCTGGCCCGCTTCGGTCAATGGCCCTGGCCGCGGACGCGCCTAGCCGAACTGGTACAGCGCCTGAAGCGGGCGGAGGTAGCCGCGATCGGCTTCGACGTGCTGCTGGCCGAGGCCGATCGAACCTCGCCCCAAGCCATGGCCAAGCTCTGGCAACTGGGCGGCGCCGCACGACGAACACTGGATGGACTGCCCGACCATGACCAGGTGCTGGCCAAAAGCTTCGAAGAGGCCGGCGTCGTGCTCGGCTTTGTCTTGCACGGCGGCACACCAAGCAGCGGAACTGGTGGCGAACCAGCCAGCGACGAGGCATCGGGTCTGGCACACCGACCGTTTCGCTACGTCAATTCCGGAGACCATCCGGCCGGGCGCCTCCATGGCTTTGGTTCGGTGATCCCGGCCCGGCCAGAACTTGAAGGGTTCGCGCTGGGCAACGGCGCCCTGAATTTTGTCGCCGACAGCGATGGCATCATTCGTCGTGTTCCGCTGGTCTTGAGCCTGGGCGGCAAGCCAGTCCCGAGCATCGCAGCGGAGTCGCTGCGCGTGGCGCAGGGCGAGCGGAATTATTTCCTTAAGGCCTTGCCGCAAGGGAACGGGTTGTCCGAGGTCAGGATCGGAAGCTACAAGATTCCGACGACAGCCGAGGGCGAGATCTGGGTGCATTACTCACGGTCGGTGGCCGATCGTTACCTGCCCGCCTGGAAGGTTCTTTCCGGCGAGGTTCCCGCCGCGCTGCTGGCCGGGCATATCGTATTGATCGGCAGTTCGGCCCAGGGACTGATGGATCTTCGCTTTAGCCCGCTCGGCGGCGTCATGCCCGGGGTGGAAGCCCATGCCCAGGTCCTTGAACAGATTTTGTCCGGCCACATCCTGTCGCGTCCGAACTGGGCCAAGGCGGCCGAGGTCATCGCCATCATCGTCGGCGGGCTGGCCATCTCCTTCCTGGCGATCCGCGCCCGCGCCCTGACCGCCGCCAGTGTCACCGCCGCCTTCCTGACGCTGGTGCTGGCCGGCGGCTGGTATGCCTTTCGCGAACATGCGCTGCTGGTCAATACGGTGACCCCCGCGCTGATTTTCGCTTTGGCGTTTGCGCTGGGAAGCCTGATCCATCACCTCATCAGCGAGCGCGAACAGCGCTGGATCAAGGACGTGTTTTCCCGCTACGTCTCGCCAAACCGGGTCGAGTATCTGGTCAAGCACCCGGAAGCCATGAGTCTGGGCGGGGTGCGCCAGGAATGCAGCTTTGTGTTCACGGATCTGGCGAATTTCACCAGCCTGATGGAAAGCATCGATCCGGGCGATGCGGTAGCCATGTTGAATGACTACCTGGACCAGATGATCGGCATCGCCTTCCATTACGAAGGAACGCTCGACCGGATCGTCGGCGACGCCGTGGTGATCATGTTTTCAGCGCCGGTGCCGCAGCCGGATCATCGGGCGCGCGCCCTGGCCTGCGCACTGGCAATGGATGCCTTTGCCATCGGCCATGCGCGAAAACTCAATGCCGAAGGGATCAAATTCGGCATCACCCGCATCGGTATCCATTCCGGCGAAGTGATCGTCGGTAACTTCGGGGGTTCGACCATGTTCGATTACCGTGCCCTGGGCGACCCAGTCAATACGGCGTCCCGGCTGGAAAGCGCCAACAAGCAGATCGGTACCAACATCTGCCTCTCGGCGGCGATCCTGGCCGGCTGTCCGGACGCGGCGGTGCGCCCGGTGGGGCGCCTGATCCTGAAAGGCAAAAGTGAGGCGATCGAGGTATTCGAGCCCCTGGTCGACGAGCGCGAACAGCGCTATGCGCCGCGCCAGCTATATCTGGAAGCCTACGACCAATTGTCGGTCGCCGGTGGTCAGGAACAGGCGAAAGCGATGTTTGCCGAACTTGCCAGTCGCTATCCGGAGGACCCGCTGATCAAGCTATACACCAGCCGTCTTGAGAATGGCGACGGCGGCAACCTGATTTTGATGGCCGAAAAATGA
- a CDS encoding OmpA family protein codes for MPGRTVDSRTCCTLVLVAMLLGGCAPRSYVVLIPSPDGTVGEVVVRGQKGEQVLTKAGQAGSLDGEALQVEEQQIKKDFAATMAALPKMPARFLLYFSAGTTLTAESESLIPKIIADANTRPAVDISVIGHTDTMANEPYNNQLALKRASKVSDLLGEKGLKANSLSIESHGKKNLLVPTPDNTYEPRNRRVEVSVR; via the coding sequence ATGCCAGGCCGAACCGTCGATTCGCGTACCTGTTGCACCCTGGTGCTGGTGGCAATGCTGCTCGGCGGGTGCGCGCCGCGCTCATATGTCGTATTGATCCCCAGCCCCGATGGTACAGTTGGCGAGGTGGTCGTCCGCGGACAGAAAGGCGAACAAGTCCTCACCAAGGCCGGCCAGGCCGGGTCACTCGACGGTGAAGCACTGCAGGTTGAAGAGCAGCAGATCAAGAAAGACTTCGCGGCGACGATGGCGGCCTTGCCGAAGATGCCGGCTCGCTTTCTGCTGTATTTCAGCGCCGGAACAACGCTGACCGCCGAGTCGGAATCACTGATTCCCAAAATAATCGCCGATGCGAATACCAGACCGGCGGTCGACATCTCGGTCATCGGCCATACCGATACGATGGCCAACGAACCCTACAACAACCAGCTGGCGCTGAAACGGGCAAGCAAGGTTTCCGACCTGCTCGGCGAGAAGGGGCTCAAAGCCAATTCCCTCAGTATCGAGTCGCACGGCAAAAAGAACCTTCTGGTTCCGACGCCAGACAACACCTACGAGCCGAGAAACCGCCGCGTCGAAGTTTCCGTGCGCTGA
- a CDS encoding lipocalin-like domain-containing protein translates to MLPGRRAFLMTLASLPAWRAGELLAEAPIEFAVVRPGHILKFPRDHGAHPDFRNEWWYATGWLSLPDGSPLGFQCTFFRVRTGLGEGNPSAFAPRQLVLAHAAIADPQLGRLRYAQRTARTGFGRAGFAGGRTEVWIDDWRFEQDAGRYRLAVWAADFAYELSLAADGPPLLNGDAGFSRKAPDPRHASYYYSRPQLAVSGTLTRDGRPQAVTGRAWLDHEWSSQLLPEGAQGWDWLGLNLDDGGALMAFRLRSPDGSPLWAAATLQPAGQVAQALPPAAVAFEPLRHWRSPRSGISYPVEWRIRIGQRTFEVRPLLDDQELDSRRSTGAIYWEGAMRVAEEGREVGRGYLEMTGYGERIKV, encoded by the coding sequence ATGCTGCCCGGTCGCCGCGCCTTCCTGATGACACTGGCCAGCCTGCCGGCCTGGCGGGCCGGCGAACTGTTGGCCGAGGCGCCGATCGAGTTCGCCGTGGTCCGCCCCGGCCACATACTGAAATTCCCCCGCGACCACGGCGCCCACCCGGATTTCCGCAACGAATGGTGGTACGCCACCGGCTGGCTGAGCCTGCCGGACGGTAGCCCGCTCGGTTTTCAATGCACCTTCTTCCGCGTCCGTACCGGCCTCGGCGAGGGCAACCCGAGCGCCTTCGCGCCGCGCCAGCTGGTCCTCGCCCATGCCGCCATCGCCGATCCGCAACTGGGCCGCCTGCGTTATGCCCAGCGCACGGCGCGCACCGGTTTCGGTCGCGCCGGCTTTGCCGGCGGGCGAACGGAGGTCTGGATCGACGACTGGCGTTTCGAGCAGGACGCCGGGCGCTATCGCCTGGCGGTGTGGGCGGCGGATTTCGCCTACGAATTGAGCCTGGCTGCCGATGGCCCGCCGCTGCTCAATGGCGATGCCGGATTCAGCCGCAAGGCACCCGACCCGCGTCACGCCAGCTACTACTACAGTCGGCCCCAGCTCGCGGTTAGCGGTACGCTGACGCGCGACGGTCGGCCGCAGGCGGTGACGGGGCGGGCCTGGCTGGACCACGAATGGTCGAGTCAGCTGCTGCCAGAAGGTGCGCAGGGCTGGGACTGGCTCGGGCTCAATCTCGACGACGGCGGCGCCCTAATGGCCTTCCGCCTGCGCAGCCCGGACGGCTCGCCGCTGTGGGCAGCCGCGACCTTGCAGCCGGCCGGGCAGGTGGCGCAGGCGCTGCCGCCCGCCGCCGTCGCCTTCGAGCCGCTCCGCCACTGGCGCTCGCCGCGCAGCGGCATTTCCTATCCGGTCGAGTGGCGCATCCGCATCGGCCAGCGAACTTTCGAAGTGCGTCCGCTGCTCGACGACCAGGAACTCGACAGCCGCCGCTCGACCGGCGCCATCTATTGGGAAGGCGCCATGCGCGTGGCGGAAGAGGGCCGGGAGGTCGGGCGCGGCTATCTGGAAATGACCGGCTACGGCGAAAGAATCAAGGTCTGA
- a CDS encoding ABC transporter ATP-binding protein: MLEIEALSRQFNRRRVLHEVSLCLQAGEYVAIVGESGVGKSTLLNLIAGLDRPDRGRLRLDGADYAGLGDDALTRLRRDRMGFVFQAFHILPHLNVLQNVALPLWLQGIDGRAADQPAQQLLDAVGLGERAASWPRELSSGELQRVAIARALVNRPRLVLADEPTGNLDPANGARVLALLAERIRAAGAIGILVTHSLEAAATADRVLRLTGDGLQA; this comes from the coding sequence ATGCTCGAAATCGAAGCCCTCAGTCGACAGTTCAACCGGCGTCGCGTGCTGCACGAGGTGTCGCTTTGCCTGCAGGCCGGCGAATACGTGGCGATCGTCGGCGAATCCGGGGTCGGCAAATCGACCCTGCTCAACCTGATCGCCGGGCTGGACCGGCCGGACAGGGGGCGCCTGCGGCTCGACGGCGCCGACTACGCCGGGCTCGGCGACGACGCGCTGACCCGCCTGCGCCGCGACCGGATGGGCTTCGTCTTCCAGGCCTTTCACATCCTGCCCCATCTCAACGTCTTGCAGAACGTCGCCCTGCCGCTCTGGCTGCAGGGCATCGACGGCCGCGCCGCCGACCAGCCGGCGCAGCAATTGCTCGATGCGGTTGGTCTCGGCGAACGGGCGGCGAGCTGGCCGCGCGAACTGTCCAGCGGCGAGTTGCAGCGGGTGGCAATCGCCCGGGCGCTGGTCAATCGCCCGCGCCTGGTGCTCGCCGACGAGCCGACCGGCAATCTTGACCCGGCCAATGGCGCCCGAGTGCTGGCCCTGCTCGCCGAACGCATCCGCGCCGCCGGCGCCATCGGCATCCTGGTCACCCATTCGCTGGAGGCGGCGGCGACCGCCGACCGCGTGCTGCGCCTGACCGGCGACGGACTGCAGGCGTGA
- the glsA gene encoding glutaminase A: MQSPIQVYLDSLRTRLASMQGGELANYIPELSKADPSWLSISLVTMDGVAYSTGDSEQQFTIQSISKPFVFATALADRGVDFVTRKVGVEPSGDAFNSISLNPKTGAPLNPMINAGAIATASLVSGGTPEAQWERIIASMSAFAGRELGIDAAVYRSESETGFRNRAIAWMLKNFGIIDGEPMASLENYFRQCSVLVDCRDLAYMAATLANGGLHPLTGERALPVEHVERVLSVMATCGMYDFAGSWLYEIGMPAKSGVGGGIIAVLPGRFGIGIFSPRLDAKGNSVRGIEACRQLSQDFGLHVFRRAGEPAMALGRVYTAAEAPSKRQPTPDMRSYLNEHAQRIKYLCLHGYIAVDGVEYVIRRMIDMVPDTASFILDMHQVDGISESAARLLNEARLRFAGDDIAVVFSRIHGRHAIEHFLSTTAPKTDHGYLSFEDNDLAVEWCENRLLGDSQQATVIRVALGDCALLKGLPPELLALVADAVVKKQFAPGEPILTTGEAGDGHVFFIEQGYVSILVPLDDGAHQRIATLGPGMSFGEMILLGQSKRSATVIADCQVNCWILDADDIDHLAHDAPMLRITLLENLSRDMAEKLRRATQWIAALA; encoded by the coding sequence ATGCAATCGCCGATCCAGGTTTATCTCGATTCTCTGCGTACGCGACTCGCATCGATGCAGGGTGGCGAGCTGGCCAATTACATTCCCGAATTGAGCAAGGCCGATCCTTCCTGGTTAAGCATTTCCCTTGTCACCATGGACGGTGTGGCTTATTCGACAGGCGACTCGGAACAGCAATTCACCATCCAGTCGATCTCGAAACCATTCGTCTTTGCCACGGCACTGGCTGATCGCGGTGTCGACTTTGTCACCAGAAAAGTTGGCGTCGAGCCGAGTGGAGATGCCTTCAACTCGATCAGTCTGAATCCCAAAACTGGTGCGCCGCTCAATCCAATGATCAATGCTGGTGCAATCGCCACGGCCAGCCTGGTCAGCGGAGGCACGCCGGAAGCCCAATGGGAAAGAATAATTGCTTCGATGAGTGCCTTCGCTGGCCGTGAGCTGGGTATCGACGCGGCTGTATACCGCTCGGAGAGCGAGACCGGTTTCCGCAACCGGGCAATTGCCTGGATGCTCAAGAATTTCGGGATCATCGACGGCGAGCCGATGGCCTCCCTGGAGAACTATTTCCGGCAGTGCTCGGTCCTGGTGGACTGCCGTGACCTCGCCTACATGGCGGCAACCCTTGCCAACGGCGGCCTGCACCCATTGACCGGCGAGCGCGCCCTACCCGTCGAGCACGTCGAGCGCGTGCTGAGCGTCATGGCAACCTGCGGCATGTACGACTTTGCCGGCAGCTGGTTATACGAGATCGGCATGCCGGCCAAGAGCGGCGTCGGTGGCGGCATTATCGCGGTCCTCCCGGGGCGTTTCGGGATCGGCATCTTTTCTCCCCGGCTCGATGCCAAAGGCAATAGCGTGCGCGGCATCGAGGCCTGCCGGCAACTCTCGCAGGATTTCGGCCTGCACGTCTTCCGCCGCGCCGGCGAACCCGCCATGGCGCTGGGCCGGGTCTATACGGCAGCCGAGGCACCGTCGAAACGGCAGCCAACGCCGGACATGCGCAGCTACCTCAACGAGCATGCACAGCGGATCAAGTATCTCTGTCTGCACGGCTACATTGCCGTCGACGGCGTCGAGTATGTGATTCGCCGGATGATCGACATGGTGCCGGACACCGCCAGCTTCATCCTCGACATGCATCAGGTCGACGGGATTTCGGAAAGCGCCGCCCGCCTGCTCAATGAGGCTCGCCTGAGATTCGCCGGCGACGACATCGCCGTGGTCTTTTCCCGGATTCACGGTCGTCATGCGATCGAGCATTTCCTCAGTACGACTGCGCCGAAGACTGATCATGGCTACTTGAGCTTCGAGGACAACGATCTTGCGGTCGAGTGGTGCGAGAACCGCCTGCTGGGCGACTCGCAGCAGGCAACGGTAATCCGGGTCGCGCTGGGCGATTGTGCATTGCTGAAAGGATTGCCGCCGGAATTGCTGGCACTAGTTGCCGATGCGGTTGTCAAAAAGCAGTTCGCACCGGGCGAACCGATATTGACGACCGGGGAGGCAGGCGATGGCCACGTCTTTTTCATTGAACAAGGTTATGTCAGCATTCTTGTCCCGTTGGATGATGGGGCTCATCAGCGTATCGCCACGCTCGGTCCAGGTATGAGTTTTGGTGAAATGATCCTGCTGGGCCAGAGCAAACGGAGTGCTACCGTCATTGCCGATTGCCAGGTAAATTGCTGGATACTGGATGCCGACGACATCGATCACCTGGCACATGATGCTCCGATGCTCAGAATTACCCTGCTTGAAAATCTTTCTCGCGACATGGCGGAAAAACTGCGCCGGGCAACGCAGTGGATCGCCGCCCTCGCCTGA